Below is a genomic region from Halostella litorea.
CGGCCGGTCGCCTCGGCGGCCTTGCCGAGCACCTTCTGGGCGGCGGGGGCGACGTCCTTGCCGATGCCGTCGCCGTGGATGATCGGGATGATCGGGTCCTCGGGGACGGAGATCTCGTCGTTCTCTTCGTCGACGACCTCGATCTTCTGTCCCGAGTCCGGAACTTCGATCTCGTCGTAGCTCATGGTCGTTTCTACGGAAACGTGACTGGGACAAAAGGCCTGCCATTTCGAGCGTCGGCCGCAGCTGTCGTAAGACGGTAAATAACGCCATCTGAACGTGTTTCGTCGGTGCGCAGTGCTACCGGAGCGCCCCGAGCATCGCCCGGAGTTCGCGGGGGGCAGTCGAGACCAGCGCCCGGGGGAACCGCCGCCGTGCGCCGTCGAGCGACGCGGCCAGCGCGTCCGCGGCGTCGTCGAACACGCCGCTCCCGTGCCCGAACAGCACCCGGTCGGGGTCGGCGTCCGCGAACGGCGCCCGCGGCGGCGTGAGCCGAACGACGATGCTGACGGCCATCCGTTCCCCGCCGACCGTGAAATCGGGCGCGGCGGAGATCACGTCCGGCACGTACAGCGTCCCGTCGGACTCGCGGTACGCGACCGCCTCGTCCCAGGCGCCGAGCGGGCTGACCGCCCGCAGGTCGAACCCCGCGACGCTCCCGTCGACGCGCTCGACCGGCGCGTCGACACGCGCCGCCGCGCGGTCGATCCACGCCGGGACGTGGACCGGCACGTCGTAGCGGCGGGCGAACGCGTCGGCGTCGCGGGCGTGGTAGCCCGACAGCACGGCGACGCCCGCCACGTCGCCCAGTTCCGTCACGAGGTTGTCGACGCCGGGCGCGTCGATGGGGTCGAACAGCCAGACGCCGTCGTCGGCGCGGACGGCGTGGCTGGCCCGCCGGCCCCCCTCGTCGGGGTGTGCGACCCAGCCGACGCCGTCCGGCCACTCGTCTATCACCTGCGGTTCGGTCGGGGACTCGCGGGCGTACATGGGCAGGCGGCCCGTCGGCGCGGGGCCGAAAGAGCGTTCCGGGATCGCCGCCCTCCGTCCCGGTGACGGGGGAACTAAGGGGGCCGGCCGCACCAGGGAGGCGTATGCAGGTCATCGTCCACGGCGGCGCGGGCGCGTCGCCCGACGACCCCGAGGCGCGACAGGCGGTGCTCGACGACGCGGCGGCGACCGGGGCCGACGCCGACGCGCCACTGGACGCGGTGACGGCCGCGGTCCGGGCGCTGGAGTCGAACCCCCGGTTCAACGCGGGCGTCGGCGGGTCGGTCCAGTCCGACGGCGCGATCCGGACCGACGCCGGCCTCATGACCGACGAGCGTGAAGTCGGCGCGGTCGCGTCGCTGCCGGGCGTCGAACACGCCGTCTCGGCCGCCAGGGTGGTGCTGGAGGAGACGCCCCACGTCCTCGTGGCCGGCGACCGCGCGGTCGAACTCGCCGCGGACTACGGCGTCGAGACCGACTGCGACCTCTGGACCGAGCGCACCCGCGAGCGGTGGGCCGACGTCGAGCCGCCGGACGGCGGCCCGGCCGACCACCTCGCGTGGCTCCGCGAGCGCTTCGGCGGGATCGACGCCGGCACCGGCGACGGGACCGACCACGACACGGTCGGCGCGGTCGCCCGCGAAGGGGACCGCCTCGCCGCGGCGACGTCCACCGGCGGCCGCTGGCTCGCGCTCGCCGGCCGCGTCGGTGACGTCCCGCAGGTCGGGAGCGGCTTCTACTGCGCCCCGGCCGGCGGCGCCAGCGCGACGGGTGCCGGCGAGGACATCGCCCGCGTGACGCTCGCCCGGCGGGCGGTCCGGCGGCTCGAACGCGGCGACGACGCCGCGGCCGCCGCCGACGCGGCGATCGAGTCGTTCGGCGAGATCACCGGCTCGGACGCCGGCGTCATCGTGCTCGGCCGCGACGGGAGCGTCGGCTCCGCGTTCAACAGCGACGCGATGCAGACCGCCACCGCGAAAAAATAGCCCGAGAAACCGTTACGCGACTATCGCCCCGTCGGCCTCCGTCTCGTTGCCGGCCGTGGCGTTGGTCTCGGTCGCGCCGTCCTCGTCGACCGCGCCGTCGTCGGAGACGTTCCCGTCGCCGGCGGTCGCGTTGTCCGCCGTCGTGTTCTCGCCGACGGTGTCGTTGCCGGCCAGCGTCTCGTTGTCTGCGGTCGTTTCGTTGTCAGCGGTCGTCCCGTTATCGGCCGTCCCGTTGTCGTCGGGCGTGACGCCCTGGTCGTCACCGACGGCGTCGAGCGGCCGTTCCTCGTCCTCGGGGGCGGAGATGCCGATCTGGTTGAACACCGAGTGCTTGCTGGTGTTCACCGACTGCGTGAACTCGCCCTCGGGGAACTGGAGTTCCTCGGTCTCGAACGTGACGTTCTCGGTCTCACCGGCCGGGACGCCCGCGCGCTCCGACTGGTAGTTGCTCCCGCCGATGCGGTACTGGACGAACTCCGACACCCGCTCGTCAGTCGGGTTCAGCACCGTCACCGTGACGTTGTAGCTGTCCCCGATCATCGCGTTCGACGGCAGGTTCGCCTCGGTGATGACCAGGCTGTCGAAGTCGTCGGAGAACGACAGTTCGACCTCGCCCACCGACGCCTGCGATACCGTCGCGTTGCCGACGGTCACGTTGCCGACCGTGACCTGCTCGACGTCGACCTCCTGCTGGGTGTCGGTCTCGTTCATCGCGTCGGTCTCGTTCATGCCGTCCGATTCGTTCATGCCGTCCGTCTCGTTCATCCCGTCGGTCGCGTTGTCGGTTTCGTTGAGACCGTCGGTCGTCTCGTTGTCGCCGACCGTCTCGTTGTCGTCGGAGACGGTTTCGTTGTCGGTCGTTTCGTTGCCCTCCTGCATCCCGGTCTCGTTGTCCGTCGTCTCGTTGTCCTCCTGGGCGAGGTTCCAGCCGGCCGTGGCGTTGTCCTCGTCCGTCTCGTTGAGACCGTCGGACTCGTTCATCGTCGTCTCGTTGTCGCCGACGGTGTCGTTGCCCGTCTCGTTCATCGTCGTCTCGTTGTCGTCCATCCCGTCGTCGGCCAGCATCCCGTCGTCCGACTCGTTCGTCGCGTTGGTCCCGTTCATCCCCTCGCTTTCGAGGTCGATGTCGGGCGAGGAGACCGACTCGACGGTCATGGACTCGACCGTCATCCGCTCGACGGACATCTCCTCGATGACGAGTTCGCCGATCACCCGAGCGTCCTCCTGGGTGTCGGTCTCGTTCATCGCGTCGGTTTCGTTCATGCCGTCCGTCTCGTTCATCCCGTCGGTCCCGTTGTCGGTTTCGTTGAGACCGTCGGTCGTCTCGTTGTCGTCGGAGACGGTTTCGTTGTCGGTCGTCTCGTTGCCCTCCTGCATCCCGGTCTCGTTGTCGGTCGTCTCGTTGTCCTCCTGGGCGAGGTTCCAGCCGGCCGTGGCGTTGTCCTCGTCCGTCTCGTTCATCCCGTCGGACTCGTTCATCGTGTCCGACTCGTTGTCGCCGACGGTGTCGTTGCCCGTCTCGTTCATCCCGTCGGTCGCGTTGTCGGTCCCGTTCAGACCGTCCGACTCGTTCATCCCGTCGGACTCATTCATCGTGTCCGACTCGTTCATCGTATCCGACTCGTTCATCATGTCCGACTCGTTCATCGCGCCGTCCTCGGCCTGACCGAAGACGCCGAGTTCGTCGTTCTGGATCGTCAGCTCCTCGACGACGAGCGTCTCGACGGTGAGCCGTTCGATGGTCAGGTTCTGCACGACCAGTCCCTGACCGCCGTCGGCCGCCTGCATCCCGTCGGTTTCGTTCATCGCGTCCGACTCGTTCATCCCGTCGGTCGCGTTGTCCGTTTCGTTGAGACCGTCGGTCGTTTCGTTGTCGCCGACCGTCTCGTTGTCGGCGGTCGTTTCGTTGTCGGTCGTCTCGTTACCCTCCTGCATCCCGGTCTCGTTGTCGGTCGTCTCGTTGTCCTCCTGGGCGAGGTTCCAGCCGGCCGTGGCGTTGTCCCCGTCCGTCTCGTTGAGACCGTCCGACTCGTTCATCGACTCCGACTCGTTCATCGTCGTCTCGTTGTCGCCGACGGTGTCGTTGCCCGTCTCGTTCATCGCGTCCGTGCCGTTCGTCTCGTTCGTGGCGACCGGCGTCGTCTCGATGTCGTCGCCGAACACCTCGCTGAGGGTCTCCTCCTCGCCGGCGACGTCTTCGAGCGTGACGTCCTCCAGCGTGAGCTGTTCGAACGTCACGTTCTCGAACGTCGTGTTCGTGAACGCGCGGTCGTTCGTCTGAAGCCGCTCGACGTGCAGCTCCTCGATGGTCGCGTTCTCGACCGTCACGTTCCCGAGTTCGAGCTCCTCGACGGTCACGTTCTGGAGCAGGACGCCGTCGGTCGCCGTCGCCCCGTCTGCCGGTTCCGTCGTTGTTGTACCTGCTGCCCCCGCCGGTGCGACGGAGAGCAACATCATAGCCGTGAGAAACACGGCCAGAATCGCTTGCTTGTTCATACTGTGGCTTCGGAGGATTGGATGACACCCTGCATAAACGAGCGGAGCCGTTCCGTACTGTTCCCGTTCTCTGACGCGCCTTAACCCGGTTTGACCGCGTATACCGTCGGCGCGCCGTCGGCGGTAGACGCCGCTTTGTGCGCCACCGAACCGCGTGACTGCGGCGAGACCGAACGGCGATCCGCGGCCCGAGGGTGGTCCTGCCGAGATACTGTGAGATATAGTATCACGACACGGAGTGTCACACGGTCGCGCTTCCGGAACGGGCGGGTCGATCCGGTGAAACCCCGTTCACGGACCCGCCTCGGGCCGCCCGGGCGCTCGAACGCGCGGGCCCCACGAGACGCAACCTCTTTTTGGCGCTCGGGCCAACGAGGGGACATGGCAGACAGCGACGTGGACCTGGACGCCGAGAAGTACGAGAAACACCGGGAGGCCGGCGAGATACTCGCGCAGGTCCGCGAGGAGGCCGCCGACCGCGTCGAGGTCGGCGAGTCCCACCTGGCGGTCGCGGAGTACGCCGAGGAGCGCATCCGGGAACTCGGGGGCGAACCCGCCTTCCCGGTCAACATCAGCATCGACGAGGAGGCGGCCCACGCCACGCCGAGCATCGACGACGAGGAGACGTTCGGCGAGGAGATGGTCAACCTCGACATCGGCGTCCACGTCGACGGCTGGCTCGCCGACACCGCGGTCACGGTGGACCTCTCGGGCCACGACGAACTGGCCGAGGCCAGCGAGGAGGCGCTGAACGCCGCGCTGGACGTCGTCGAACCCGGGGTCGAAACCGGCGAGATCGGCGCGGCGATCGAGGACGTGATCGACGGGTACGGGTTCAACCCGGTCGTCAACCTCACCGGTCACGGGCTGGGCCACTGGGAACAGCACACCGCGCCGAACATCCCGAACCGCGCCGTCTCGCAGGGAACGACCCTCGAAGTCGGCGACGTGGTCGCCGTCGAACCGTTCGCCACGGACGGCTCGGGGAAGGTAAACGAGGGGGCCGACGAGGAGATATTCGCCCTGGAGCGCGAGGGGTCGATCCGCAACCGCCAGGCCCGCCAGGCCCTAGAGCAGATCACCGAGGAGTTCCGGACGCTCCCGTTCGCGACGCGGTGGCTCGACACCTCGCGGGCGAAGATGGCGCTCCGGCGGCTGAAATCGCAGGACATCGTCCACGGCTACCCCGTGCTGAAGGAGGACGACGGCGCGTTGGTGAGTCAGAAAGAGCACACGATCATCGTCACCCCCGACGGGTGCGAGGTCACGACGCGTTAGGCGTTGTTCATCCGCTGGCTGGAGCGCTCGCCGCAGCGCTGACACTCCGCGACGCGGTACGGTTCACGGGAGAACTGCGCGTTTTCGTCCTTCACGCTCTCGGTCCGGATCTGGACGGACACTTCGTGGAGCGTGTCCGTGCCACACGCGCTGCAGGGTTCGGTCATCCCGTCGAGGGAGTCGTCAGTCGTTGCCATCGATACTCGTCAAACGGAGCGAGGGAGACATAAAAACCCTTCTTCGTTCTGACCGTTCTGACGGGGGTCGACCGCGGTGAACGATGGCCGTACCGGTCGGAACCCGGAGACGTTACTGACGGGGTTATGAACGGCTTACGGACTCGTTTTCGCGGTCTACAATGGGCGGCTGTAACCGTATAGCGCCCCTTGACACCGGCCCGACCGGTGGTTCGGCCCTCGAATCCGGCCGGGACGACAGCCGGCGTCGCGAATACCCGTCCGACAGTATAACGTCCCGGCGACCCCACGGACCCGCTATGGACCAGGTGTTCGCACCGTGGCGGATCGAGTGGGTCGAACGCGAGGGGAAGAACCCGGAGATAGACGACTGCGTCTTCTGCGAACTGCCGGCGTTCGACGACGACGTGGAGAACCTGGTCGTCGCCCGGAGCGACCACGCGTTCGTCCTGCTCAACAACTACCCGTACAACCCGGGCCACGCGATGGTGATCCCGGACCGGCACACGGGGGAGTACGGCGACCTGTCGGACGAGGTGCTGCTGGACCACGCCCGCCTGAAACAGCGGACGTTCGCGGCGCTCCGCGACGCGCTCGACCCCGACGGCTTCAACGCCGGGCTGAACCTCGGCGACGGGGCGGGCGGGTCGGTCGAGGACCACCTCCACACCCACGTCGTCCCGCGCTGGGAGGGCGACACCAACTTCATGCCCGTGCTGAGCGACACGAAGGTGATAGTCGAGGCGCTGGCGGACACGTACGACCGCCTGCACGAGGCCTTCGCCGCGCAGGACGGCACGACGGTGGCGGAGACCGGCGCGGTCCGGGTCGAGGACGCCGGCTGACGGCGGGGCGGCCGACCCGTAGTCGATACGCCCTTACGGGGGCCTCCCGTACCCCGAGTCGATGAACCGCGGCGCGGCGCTTCGGGTGGTCGGGATCGTCGTCCTGGTCGCCAACCTGGCGCTGGCCCTGGCCAAGGGCGGCGTCTGGTACTGGACGGGGAGCCTCGCGGTCGGCTCCGAGGCGGTCAACAGCCTCGCCGACTGCGCGTACAGCGTCGTCGTGCTCGCCGGACTCTACCTGACGACCCAGCCGCCCGACTTCGAACACCCCCACGGCCACGAGCGAATCGAGCCGTTCGTCTCGCTTTTCATCGCGCTGGCCATCTTCGCCGTCGGCGGGGTCGTGTTCTACAGCGCCGTCACCGACATCCTCGCCGGGGAGGTGGCCGTCACTCACGGGTGGGCCGCGGTGGTCGTCCTCGTGGCGACGGCGGCGGTCAAGTACGGCCTCTACCGGTACTGTCTCCGGGTCGGCGAGGAGAACAGTTCCCCGGCGGTGCGGGCCGCCGCGGTCGACAACCGCAACGACATCCTCACCGCCGCGGCGGCGCTGGTCGGCGTCGCCGGGGCCGGGATGGGCTTCCCGGTCCTCGACCCCCTCGCGGCGGGCGTCGTCTCGGTCGGCATCGTCTACACCGGCGTCGAGATCGTCCGGGACAACGTCAACTACCTCGTCGGGGGCGCGCCGCCCGAGGACCTCCGGGCCGAGATCGTCGCCCGCGCGCTCTCCCATCCCGACGTCGAGGGCGTCCACGACGTGATCGCCCACTACGTCGGCCCGGAGATAGACGTGAGCCTCCACGTCGAGGTGGAGGGCGACCGCACGCTCCGCGAGGCCCACGCCATCGAGACGGCGATCATCCAGTCGATCCGCGAACTCCCGGAGGTCGACGACGCGTACGTCCACGTCGACCCGAAGGAACTAGGGGAGTGGAAAGAGGACGAGGTCGCGGACGAACTGCTCCGGCAGATCCGCGGCGGCGAGTGAGCGGCAGGGCCCGGCCGGTCCGTGCCCCGCGGCCCGCCCCAAGCGTTTGACTGTCGCGGCGTGGTACGGCGTCCGCGTGATCCGAGCGACCCCCGCCGTCCCGGTGCAGGTCAGGCTGCTCGACCGCTTCTGGACCCGGTACGGCGAGTTGCTGGCGGGGATCGCGGAGTTCGTCGCGTGGTTCCTCGCCGCCTACGCCGTCGGCCGCTACGTCGTCGTCCCCGCCATTGAGGGGGCGCTCGATGCCCGGGGGGCCGACCCGACCTACGCCGGGGCGGCAGGGCGGGTCGCACGCGTCGGGGTGCTGGCCGTCGCCGTCGCGCTGGCCTGGTCGGCGGCGGGGTTCGGCGGGACGGTCGGCGGGTCGGCCGTCATCGTCGCGGCGCTCACCGTCGCGCTCGGCATCGCGGCGCGGGACGTGGT
It encodes:
- a CDS encoding isoaspartyl peptidase/L-asparaginase, producing the protein MQVIVHGGAGASPDDPEARQAVLDDAAATGADADAPLDAVTAAVRALESNPRFNAGVGGSVQSDGAIRTDAGLMTDEREVGAVASLPGVEHAVSAARVVLEETPHVLVAGDRAVELAADYGVETDCDLWTERTRERWADVEPPDGGPADHLAWLRERFGGIDAGTGDGTDHDTVGAVAREGDRLAAATSTGGRWLALAGRVGDVPQVGSGFYCAPAGGASATGAGEDIARVTLARRAVRRLERGDDAAAAADAAIESFGEITGSDAGVIVLGRDGSVGSAFNSDAMQTATAKK
- a CDS encoding midas domain-containing protein, whose protein sequence is MNKQAILAVFLTAMMLLSVAPAGAAGTTTTEPADGATATDGVLLQNVTVEELELGNVTVENATIEELHVERLQTNDRAFTNTTFENVTFEQLTLEDVTLEDVAGEEETLSEVFGDDIETTPVATNETNGTDAMNETGNDTVGDNETTMNESESMNESDGLNETDGDNATAGWNLAQEDNETTDNETGMQEGNETTDNETTADNETVGDNETTDGLNETDNATDGMNESDAMNETDGMQAADGGQGLVVQNLTIERLTVETLVVEELTIQNDELGVFGQAEDGAMNESDMMNESDTMNESDTMNESDGMNESDGLNGTDNATDGMNETGNDTVGDNESDTMNESDGMNETDEDNATAGWNLAQEDNETTDNETGMQEGNETTDNETVSDDNETTDGLNETDNGTDGMNETDGMNETDAMNETDTQEDARVIGELVIEEMSVERMTVESMTVESVSSPDIDLESEGMNGTNATNESDDGMLADDGMDDNETTMNETGNDTVGDNETTMNESDGLNETDEDNATAGWNLAQEDNETTDNETGMQEGNETTDNETVSDDNETVGDNETTDGLNETDNATDGMNETDGMNESDGMNETDAMNETDTQQEVDVEQVTVGNVTVGNATVSQASVGEVELSFSDDFDSLVITEANLPSNAMIGDSYNVTVTVLNPTDERVSEFVQYRIGGSNYQSERAGVPAGETENVTFETEELQFPEGEFTQSVNTSKHSVFNQIGISAPEDEERPLDAVGDDQGVTPDDNGTADNGTTADNETTADNETLAGNDTVGENTTADNATAGDGNVSDDGAVDEDGATETNATAGNETEADGAIVA
- the map gene encoding type II methionyl aminopeptidase codes for the protein MADSDVDLDAEKYEKHREAGEILAQVREEAADRVEVGESHLAVAEYAEERIRELGGEPAFPVNISIDEEAAHATPSIDDEETFGEEMVNLDIGVHVDGWLADTAVTVDLSGHDELAEASEEALNAALDVVEPGVETGEIGAAIEDVIDGYGFNPVVNLTGHGLGHWEQHTAPNIPNRAVSQGTTLEVGDVVAVEPFATDGSGKVNEGADEEIFALEREGSIRNRQARQALEQITEEFRTLPFATRWLDTSRAKMALRRLKSQDIVHGYPVLKEDDGALVSQKEHTIIVTPDGCEVTTR
- a CDS encoding DUF7835 family putative zinc beta-ribbon protein, encoding MATTDDSLDGMTEPCSACGTDTLHEVSVQIRTESVKDENAQFSREPYRVAECQRCGERSSQRMNNA
- a CDS encoding HIT family protein; translated protein: MDQVFAPWRIEWVEREGKNPEIDDCVFCELPAFDDDVENLVVARSDHAFVLLNNYPYNPGHAMVIPDRHTGEYGDLSDEVLLDHARLKQRTFAALRDALDPDGFNAGLNLGDGAGGSVEDHLHTHVVPRWEGDTNFMPVLSDTKVIVEALADTYDRLHEAFAAQDGTTVAETGAVRVEDAG
- a CDS encoding cation diffusion facilitator family transporter produces the protein MNRGAALRVVGIVVLVANLALALAKGGVWYWTGSLAVGSEAVNSLADCAYSVVVLAGLYLTTQPPDFEHPHGHERIEPFVSLFIALAIFAVGGVVFYSAVTDILAGEVAVTHGWAAVVVLVATAAVKYGLYRYCLRVGEENSSPAVRAAAVDNRNDILTAAAALVGVAGAGMGFPVLDPLAAGVVSVGIVYTGVEIVRDNVNYLVGGAPPEDLRAEIVARALSHPDVEGVHDVIAHYVGPEIDVSLHVEVEGDRTLREAHAIETAIIQSIRELPEVDDAYVHVDPKELGEWKEDEVADELLRQIRGGE